In Alnus glutinosa chromosome 7, dhAlnGlut1.1, whole genome shotgun sequence, the sequence TGAATTTCACATAAATTCGCAAGTATGGTGGGCTCTACACTATAGGTTGTCAAGAGCAGGTGGGACCCATAACCCCATTTCTTAGACTACCcacattttaataaaattaaaaatagaaaatcctccaaagacaagaagaaaaaaaaaccccccaTTTTTGTGGACCATAAGGCTaagataaatgttatatatatatatatatgtatcacTCTTTTATCCCATTATTTTTGAGGTGGTAAGATGTAATAGCCCTTGGATTcgtcattattaaaaaaagagaaagaaaaatataaaaaaaaaaccctatgaACTAACAATCAATTTTAGAATAGCCTCTGAATTTTTAAGTGCACTAATGTAACCTATTAAACTATTAAAGTATgcaaaaaatgccacttttgtcaaaatattcatataatatctttattctcttaaaaactaaaattaaaaaaaatcaaaataaaaaatattttttaaaaaaaaatctaaaaaaactattaatatcaaactaaaaaattaaagaaatttaaaacttaaaattaaaaattaaaaaaacaaagaaaaaaagaaagaagaaaatgggtggCTAGCTTGGAAGCCACCTCATTTagaaaattttaactttttatatattattaatagtgacacatgtcatcatttatTGATGCTAACGTAAAACACTATTGGAATCTGTTAAGggttttgacgaaatttgactgcAATGAatgatttagttttataaatgtatatatatatatatatatatatatttttttttttaataagagtgacacatattatcattttattggtgttgacgttGAGACTAGCAGAatccgtcaagtattttgacggaatttgactacaatgactaaattgttatttttgccGACCTTTAAGACCtttgaattcttttttattcCGCAATGagagatttgtaatttaagccaaccatattgattgattttacatttatcctctttttttttaattaaaaaaaagtttagtttaggttttatttatttatttatttattagtttttaagagatatatgtattatatgaatatttcgacaaaagtgaCATATTTTgcacactttgatagtttgatggatcacattagtacacttaaaaattcagaaggctattctaaaatcggttGTTGGTTGAGgaagcttttttatattttttcaggaaaaaaaaatatacatccAATAGCAATTAGACCCTGTAACGTaagcaaaatgaaataaatgTGTAATGTATAGGATTACTTTaaagctaataataaaataataatgttagaaaccACAATTTAATCCCACAATTATTCCATCGCTAATCAGCCTTTAAATTTTGAGTAATACTACATGTCATACAAAAATCCTACAAAACTAACGTTGCAAGgtctagtaaaaaaataaaaaataaaaaaatcctatgACTATTACATCTTGTTAAATAAGCCTTATATGATATTTGTAAGATATTTATTtagtatgtagcatttttttttttttaataatggctGATCTAATAACTGATTAGCACAAGTGAgataataatagaataaaaatatagtttttaagattactcaaagaaaaaaaataaataataaaaaacgtACAaagaagggcaacaccgtctttTCGGTCAACGTAGATTGGAAGcgtgaataaataaaaaggagggACACAAGGTCACCTTCGATCTTCATAGTTTATAGTACTCaatacatgtaatttttttttatttttttttatagatactcAATACATGTAATTAATTAGTCGGCTAAGTGCTGAGGAGATGAATACGACCATGAAAACGTGGAGCAATCTTATCATATCTCTCCATGTCTGCAataatcttaaattttaaactatttttcttgtttggtaGCAAAGTAATGCCCTTAAAGTTGGACGGcataaaaaaacaagaaagaaaaaaaaaaaaagggaaagtttttaaataaaacatgtgatttttacgtgctttttaaaaatacatgtgaaaatTCTATACATTTTGAGGGAataagatcctctccatttaaaGTGAAACAGAGATGAACAATTTCacgaattttgttttgttacatttAAAAGTGTACATATTGTCACGtaatttacaaattttaaatGGCATGCCAACATATACacaattaaatttgtgaaatctAATATAAATCATGAAATGTGCTGAAGCAAATTTTCTAACGGCCGGACCGACAATGGACCACCTGCAAAACAAGGGAGAGGCCGGCAATCTCAAAGAGGACCGAAAACATtccgatgcttaaattagtATAGTGTTTGAGAAAAAACTAAATGAAAAAAGTTTAGGGTTGGCAAAAACGTAAATGGGCGTGATGTGTTTCTCTTTTAATGAGAGACTCCATGAAAATAGTCCCTTGGATGCTTGTCTCGTGGCCAGCTTGGAGCCGTTTGATCAATGATGTCTTTATTTTGATCTTAAATGTGTATGATGTTGTATGATTCCTCCACGAGGTCATTTTGCTGCATAAGCTATCATCAAATGGGCATTGGGCAAGGCAGGCAGGCATTTGAACAAAGAGATGTGGCCCATGTGGGTCTACGAGAATCAAGGTAAAGTAGAAAAAGGGGGGGGTTTGGGGAATCAAGTGAGGGGAGGGAAGTGCCCCACTCCCACATTCATTCCAAAACCCCCAATTTCAATCATAATTCAGAACCCTATAGAGGACAACCATCTcccattttaatatttttgaagGGACAGAGGTTGACCTAGAAGTCTCAATATTCTATGAAAGAAAGCATTAATAATTTCACCACCTTTCTCATGTCCAGCTTTTCTTCATTGCTTTTTGTGCACCATAAACTGTAAAGAAAGACTGAAAAGAGTAACACTAGCTCGTGAGAACGCATTTCccaaccacaaaaaaaaacatgtgtccCTACATTGTGGAATTCAAGCCCACCAGCATTTAAAGGCGCGTTTGAGTGGTAGGGCTGTAAACAGAGCAACGGAAGACGAGATAATTACGGCTTACAATCGAATAATGCTACAAATTTTGTATCACTTTTATGTCCCTTAAAATatgaggtagcttttaaaattattattaaatttataattgtgTAATTCTATATGTCATATAAATATCCATCAAATAATAAGGtggattttaaaatcactatttgatcaatcacatgtttaatggtgattttaaaagtcacttcatttttttaatgaacagttgatagacacttaatgtattaatagaattactcttgagcatgtgattgatcaaatgataattttaaaaattacctcATTATTTGATTGACACCTGATgaacatttatatgacatgtatAATTACtcattgtgattgatcactattgaattttgatcaaattgtgattttaaaagtctctTCATTTTTTGAGGAATACAAGAATGACTCGTCAGAAACTTATAGAATTATTCTTTACTCTCCCTCAAGTCGGgcttacaattttatttatttttgacaaattttgacCCGAATTCAACCTAAATTCTACGAGtgaattgaaattgaaatgtttaactcatttcattaaaaacactgttaaggttttttttcatttttttttccatattttatgttatttttcatttatgttttGCAAATCGAACTATGTATGGCCAATTTAATTTGCttgcatatttaaaatatatttccaCTCATCCCATAAAAGTTATAATGAGCTATAATATGGGAATtctcttcttaatttttatttttttaggtaaaaaataCAACTCTacatttgtttgtgttttcttgaaataacctttttttttttttttttttaaaaaaaaaaaacacctactaaaaaacaataacaaacacaacctattatttattttattcttcttttgggtAATAGGAAGGAGGATTCGTCTACTTTAGTTAGTATTTCACGTGCACTTTGGGATTATTTTGAAAACGATGGGGATGACTCATTTAGCACTATGCTAATTTGTTTAATGCCATATGCCCTTTGACCTACAAAGTAAGTGACGCGGAGTCAATACCCACCACTCACTCGTTGATGACAATTCATCCAAGCTCTTGTATTCAAAACTCAAAGCCTCCTCTTGTTTGACATTAGCTAGCATTGGCTCATAACCCACACATATATAACCAATCATTGAAAACTTATTGAGCCAATATGAATGGACCAATagatatttcttcttcttcggctgCCCAATTAATATAAAGACTATCACTAATTTGTTAAttagattgctaataatttagaCAGAACATGTGAGAGAGCCCACATCAAACCCGTTTGTTCAAATTGTTAGAGATCTCAATTCGCTGAAAACGGAATTATAAGGCTCGCCTATTCTAGTTAAGAATACTCAAAATAAATGGACTATTCAACATAAGTTGCCTGAATTGATGTGTTCGTTTAAATGGAGTGGATTAGGATCCTTTgcaatttcaaataatttttagattatcaaattatgtaaattcaAGCTGTTTTTTACATCGAATAACATGAGAGAtgctatatattaaatatatgacatATTATcgaagaaataaaaaatcatttcaaaaggtatttttttttacttttgaatagctatttattttttactaaactAAAAGATagttttttgttcaaaacttttatacgacataaagtgtaagaatttaataaaaatatattcaaaattctcattattaaaatataacattttttttatactaaattcacttaattttaaaaacaattgtaGGGATATGATCAAAACGAAGCATGATTGCAGCACTAATTTTccacacaactttttaaaatgtGACGCAATAGGTCACCAGTGACGTAGAACCGTTTAGGGCCATTGATTTGCGCGATCGGTGctaacaaaatcaaacaaagtgACTGATATTTTAGCATCCCTATGATCTTGGGCATATAAATAGTGTTCCGATGACTTGGGACTTCATTTATTGATTTAAAACCCCATGCAAAGGTACATGCACCGGGATGGACTACCAAATTAAATGTACcaatatttgttttatgtttcTCCTTATTCTCTATACTCTCTCTTCTGCCCATATTCCATTTTTCTCGTCATGAAATCCTCTTCATTAAATTTATAGGGCTGGACTGATAGCATTACTGCTGGGCTTTCCTTGGGCTCATAAAATTTCTTATGGGCCCGTTCCTCCGTCCAAATAAGGAATAAAAAGAAGTTGTTAGGtatatttttgtttggaaaaatatttgagaaatgttagagatattaaaatattttactaatatgatgtggagcttattcattgaagATGatagtatttctttttattaattgttttgatattCTCTAATGAGTAAGATGCACATCATCTTAATACTAATCTCTTGGTAAATGATTTGGTACTCTTAgtatttctcaaaatattttggtattacagtttttattataatttatttacaaattgacgtAAAACTTTACGTGATGGTTACCACATAagctataattaaatttaattatttaatggttaatataataaataccaTATAAATAAGTGCATCAATTTATAATAAACTTATAATAATACTCCTGTTGAAAAATTATCCTTCCCCAACCCGAAAATGGGTCTTCATAGTGACCCATCTCCACCTGGCCTAGTAGGATGGCCCAATCAATTAATCAGACCCTCGTCGGATAATAAGCATGTTTAGAGCTTCATTGAATTACAAGGTTCTTGTTCAGACAAAGGATCGACTCTTCAGAAGAAAGCCAACGCCAAATATTAAAAACCGCTAGGTGCTCGGAACCTTGTAAGTATGTCGAGGACACCTCGGCATAGAATCGCATAAAGTGTACACCTtgcaaacaacaacaaagaaatgCCATAAATTGCCTTCGATCATGTCATATCTGGTCATTGTTTTCCCACATTGAGTGAACAGTAATATGAATAATAGGAAAGCCCACATGTGCAGATTCATGAAAGAGGGATGATATAAATAGCTGCCATAAATTTGGTAACACCTAACTTCTCTAATAGCATTTacttttcttctaaaaaatttcttactgACTTAACCATTAGAGGAAACGTCGCCGGCCAACCTTCGACAAACCTTTGCTATTTTGcaaatcatctttttttttttttttttttttgtcaaactgaAGACTCATTCAACGACCGACGTGTCATCGTTCGAAAACTGTCTTTAGCAACTCCTAACAACATTCTTTACTCCTTAGTTTATGGGTTGATATCAAAGCTTTTAAAAGAATGTGATGTTACGATGTACGTACATTATAACCTATATACAAATACATACATGCACAGGCAAAGCTGGGCCAAAATAGGCCAACTGTAACTAGAAGGATCTGTCAGAATTGGTCTCTACATTTGAGCCCACTTCATAATGTCTAAATTTGGGCCCTTAGTTAAATTCAGGCTCAAATCAGTGAAACTGAAGTAgttttgtgatttgtctttgaAATTTTGCCTATTGCTCTCGtgtaatgctatttttttgtACTTATTTTATGTTAGTTAATGCGATaagttttaagtaatttttttatgttagttatttaaaaaaaaaaaaaaaaaaatcacttaaaacacatcacatcaatcaatttaaaataagtaattaagtgtaAAGAGAAGCATTATTTATTGCAATCCATTCTTTCTCCTACTTCTCTCTTTGTTGATTCTAGCCTTTAAAAGACTGGGAATAGATCGAAATTCTTATGCTTGATTCATCAAATAATAATGTGAACTTGTGGGATGGGTTCTCATGTGTACATTATTTATGTGTCATCAAATTGAGATGTGTAACTTTAATCCAAAGCTACATTATTTTTGTGACATCTAATTGAAGTGAGTAACTTATTACTAAAGCTTCCCTTCTTCGGGGATCACCAAAACCAATTTTGATCCATTTACCTTCTTTTACTAGTTACTTCAATGGCATATGAATGAAAAACAGGGAAATGCTCAATATATTGCGAAATTGAACCTTTATAGAATCGCCATTATGACATTTACTAGGAAaaccagggaaaaaaaaatcatggtgCCGATCCAAATGGGAAGTTGAGCTTCTTAGggaaaaaaaggaagacaattattaaataataataataaaaaaacacagaaacaaaaagaaggaaggagaagagaCATGTTGAGATGGCGCAATTAACATATTTGATTGATATAAACAACCAAAATTGCAATAAACCTTATGTTGAAAATATAACCGTTAGAAAaagccaatttttttaaaagagtgaTATTACTCTTTACACTAGATTTTTATATAAGTTTATGTAACGTGttttaggtaattttttatattaattacttaaaaaaataaaagtgttaatcacttaaaacacgtcatatCAGTTGGTTTGAaaagtaacattactcttttaaaaatatgactatccaaaaaagataaattttcaaaaaatatgaatgaaaaaaatgaataaagaaataatatttaaatgtagtGAATGCGTATGAGTAAAAAATGGAGGGTGATCGATATGTAGTGTTTTgataaagtaacaaaaaaaaaacaaaaaaaaaatttagttaaaatttcCTGAAAGACGAAAATGAATTGTGTTTTATTCatgttcttacaaaaaaaaaaaaagaaaaaaaaaagaatttttattcaTGTTAAatgcggttttttttttttttttttaaaaaaagaaacggTCTTCTGGTTTTGTGCTTGGGCTCTGGGACCAGACCCGAGCTTTCCGGTTTAAACCCACAAAAAACTTGGCGATTTTGGAACTGAGCTGAACAAGCGTCTATGGCAAATAGTCGGTGCCTCCACGCCCTGAGCCGCCGCACATGGGCGCTCCTATCCGCGAGCACCACTCTCCCTTCCCTCCGAATCCTACTTCCTCTCCGCACCCAACCGATCAATCCCATTGAATCCCAACTCGGCGGCGGTTTAACCGCGTGGTGCACCCACTGGTCCCACCCTCGGCATTTCTCGTCCAACAGGGAAAACGACGACGTTTCGGAATACGACGATGACAACGACTACGACGAGGAAGTGGGCGAGAGTGGCGAGGACGAGAGCGTTGGGAATTCCTCGGCGTCGGGTTTGAAGAGAGAGTACTCGGCGGAGGAGAGAGAGGCGGAGGCCACGGCGATCGGTTACAAGGTGGTGGGCCCACTCGAGCGCTCCGACCGGGTTTTCAAACCCTACGAGGCGGTTTTCTCTGTCGTTCAGGTTCGTTTTCGCCATTTTTGGTGTCGTTTTTGATTGGGTGGAATTGAGTTTCAtgtcgttttttaatttttttttggtagattgGGGCACACCAGTTCAAGGTGAGCAATGGGGATTGCATTTTCACCGAGAGATTGAAGTTCTGCGAGGTGAATGACAAGGTGGGTTGCTCTTGAATTCGCATGTTCAGATGCAATGATATGTATTTTGTACTGTTGCGTTGTTGATTGGTAGGCTCAAAGAGGATTTCGTTTCTATAAGGTTTGAATAGGTTAATTGGGTTTTTCCTTGTATATTGTGTTGACTGTTGATGAACTTTCGGAATGAATGATTGTAGTCTATTTGTGCTCCGCATGTGAACAGTTCGATTCGTGCGCCtgacctttttttttggatgaataaatgcGTGCGCCTGACCTTGCTTTAACAGTGCTACAATGTGGAAAGGATGGATTTTTCCTTTCCAATATGTTTTTAAGTAAGAATTGTTGTCGCCTGAGAGTATGGCTCTTTGgcaggatttttgtttttttgattggtaagttacacaAGCATCCTGTGGGGGACTTGAACCCACGATTTCACCCTCCGCCTTTCTACAAGGAAGTACCAGTTGAGCTAGAGCTCATTGGGTCACTGGTTATTTGGACCTGCTTTTGTTTGAAGACTGGGGGAGGAGGGAGGAACCATTTGTGGTTTTCTGCCTGCTGGGTATTCAATATGTGCGCGTCTTCTCAGTAACGAGACTAGTGTTCTTGGGTTCTTTGATCAGCTAACTCAAAAGTAGATTTTATCTCTATAATAAGAACACTTGGTCCGAGATTCGTGCCTCATTGTTTCCTCTGTCTTTCGCTTTGTTTGTACTCTCCCTTTTGCCATGGGAGGATATCTACCCTTCCTTGTACagcttttctcttcttctcatcAATGAAGTTCTGTTTcttataacaaagaaaaaaaaaatagataccgAAAGAGAAGAAACTGATTCTATTTTCAGTCTTGGTTTACCTTTAAAGAGGAAGACTGTATAGGAAGTTTCAAAAAACAAGTGGAAGACCATTCATGTTTAGAAATATTGGACGATGAGCACCTAAGAATTAATGTGCTCATTACGTGAGTGGCTGAAATGCATTTTAGGATGGAATTAGAAGTGTGTATGTTGGCAAGAAGTTATCTGTAGTGCTAGTTTTTGAGCACATGagatattgggaagatgagctTGTTATATGCAATGAAAACAGCCCTAAAGGATTGTGTGGCAAAATGGAATGCATGCAATTGAGCTTGCTTTGTTGAGTTGAGTTTAGTTGGTCACAGTAGTATAGTTGGGCAGTAAGGCTATGTTGAAATTAATTTATATGTAAACCAGTTCCAGAAaagtgtcaaaaaaaataaaatcttaagtggTATTAGTTACCAGTTTTATGTTTCAATTTGAATAGGCTCTTTCGCATCATGATAATAACTCTTTCTAGTATGACCTTGTTAGAAACCTGCAGATCACAAATTCTTGCTCATGATGCTTACAAGTTTTTAAATCAAAGGCCTTGGTCGCACACCCTTTGTGGCTTTTcaatagatttttctttttaagaaaaaaaaagaaaaagaagcatacTAGAAGCCTATCCAACATGACAATTGGCAATTTACATTGTCTTGAACCTTCAAAgtcattaaattttaaattatttgttatgcAGTGCCAACTTGGGTGTACATCAATTCTTTGAACTACTACATTTCCTCATTTACCTGTTGGAGCAAGTCAAAATAGACGTAGCAAGTCAGCCTATAGAAACTTATTAAGTTTAGTTTCCTTTTCCATTTCTGCTCTAGCCAATTTGCTAGGGAATATTTTGTCCACCTTAACTAAGTAAATGACATTGAAGGCTTTTTTGGGGCCGATTTGGGATTGACATTGTCTTAAAATTGCTTTGATTTTAGTTGTTATGGTCTTCTGTAGTTTGCTGGCAAAGTTATCTAGTTTACTTTCAAACGAAAATTCACAACCctgtctttttctttcaattaacTGAGTATTGTGTTGATGCTTCGATGTCTGTCTGTTGCAGTTAATTTTGAACAAGGTTCTCTTTCTCGGATCCAGTACTCAGACCATTGTTGGTAGGCCCATTGTACCAGATGCAGCTGTTCATGCAGTTGTTGAAGAGCATGTGAGTGTGACACTAATCTTACTCTCTTGTGTCTATGGCAATATTGCATTTGTTCCCAAGtgctcttattattattattattattttcaatcaaGTTGATTTCATGGGAGACATTTCTTGCAAAATTAATTCCAGAGGAAGAGAGGAATTTAAAAGTGAAGAGTTGCTTAATTCAGAAGAGATGCAGCCATTATATTTAAGTTCTGATAAAGATGTCCATTGGGATACATGGAGCCGTTGAAAAAGTCCGTCACAGCAAGAACTTTTCATCTAAACAAACTGTAATACAAAGAGAAGGAAACAGTTTAGCTAGCTTCACGGATACCAACTGCTGTGTTATATTAAGGTTTTTCTGATACCAACTTTATAACAGGGAGAAATCGTGATATAAAATGCgataattcaaatttttgataGAGCAGAATACTAGTCATCTTAAAGTTGCTAATTTGTAATCCATACTGCTTAGGTTGGCTTCTATGGTTGCCAATAAATTTCATTTGCGTAATTTTAACCTTGGTTTCAATTGCTATTTGGATTATTGAAAACTTCAGAAATGATAAGACAAGTGCCAGAcaatataaaaagagaaagtaGAAAACATAACTATAATGTCTATGAACATGGAGCTTCTGTATACCCCAAACTAGCGATAGGTTGAGAGGTTCTTGTTGAAGGGTTTGAATATGCTCAAGAAACCTCTGAAAACACCTCCTAAAGGTGTTGGTGcgagttgaatttttttatgtaGATCTCCTAATATAACTGTGTTATATTGTTGTGCTGGTACAGAATTCTATATAGATTACATTGATTAATTTTAGTTGTCTAAGAGGCAAATTACCCTGTGATCACTAGTTTCATAGACATTGTAGCTGTCATTTCTACTCTCTTTTTATATTGTCTGGCACCAAAATTATATGGCTTTTGTGAATCACCTTGAAGATTATGGCTTCTCTTTTTCCCTTGGGCATTAATACTGTTCttatgtttctctctctctctctctcaggcaTTAGATGCAAAGGtcattatttttaagaaaaagaggaggaagaattaTCGCCGCACCAAAGGACATCGCCAGGTATTTCTGAAATCAATTGtctaaaaaattgtattatgcTACATCATggtaataatttttcttcaccCATGGTTCTCTTTTTCAGGAGCTGACTAAATTAAGGATAACTGATATTCAAGGAATTGAGAAACCTGAACAGATAGTCACCGGGAAGCCTACAGAGGCTGCTCAGAAGAAGCCAGAAAAGGTTCCAGTCACTGCTTAAGGGGATATTCCATGGCTATTCATTGACAACAATGCTCCATGCTTATAACTTCTGAGTGGACTTTCTGATGCTATATGATGAGCATGATTCCATTCCTGTGCAACTTGGATGTCATGTCAAGCAGATAATCATACTACCAATCCAATTTTGTACGTGTTGTAGGGGACTGGTtgcatggtttttgttttctttgtatttttgtatttagtAGTTCGATTCATGAAACCTTCTGTAGAATCAACCAGTTTTGTTCCAAAATAGAGATGCTTCTGACTTTTGAGGCTATAAAGAATTACATATTTTCTCCCCCTAGATTCTACCATACTCTAGGAGactaaactctctctctctctctctcaaaaaaataaaaaaaaaaaaaacaaaatcctaacaCAGGCATAATCCTTTAACTTGagatcaaagagaaaaaagtaacCACTCAACTGCTGGTAGTGGTAGAATTCTATTCGCTTGTTTAATAGGAACTTCTACACATCCTTGAAAATAAAGTTCCACAAGTACAAAAGTCAAGGAAAATGTTTTCTGAGTTCTTAATTTGGAAAATATTTCCCAAGCTAGAAGCTTTTAATGTTCAAATCAATTAATGTTCCTAAAAGAGACGGATGGGCAAATAGTGACGGATGCAAAAAGAGTTGTAAATACATTAATGAGATGTCAGGTTTGTCATATTAAAAGAGAGGCAAACTTTTGTACTCCATGGCCTAGCCAAGGCAGCTGTCAAACAATTCATGGATATGGTTTGTGGTAGATAAAATTCTTGCCGGTATTCTTGatattgggcttgtttggcaaagacatgtacataACAGAATAGTGGAgttgttagttttaaaattagtaaaaagtgatgatgtaatataaaataaaaagaatttgtataaaaaagtgaaaaagttttgtattatagtgaatttttttgtttggataataataaaaaattattgatgtgatataaaaagtgaaaaaagtgagaatgttttgatgttgattagtagtaaaaaatataaaaaaaaatgaaaaaaaagtatataaacaGTActgttatgtaatgttgcttgaCAAACAAATCCATTGTAACGTCGAAGCAACATGCTCCGGTTATTTAGAGCTTTATGCTCCATTTTTTCTtccgtataaaaaaaaaaaaattaaaaaaaaaataaaattgtcccATCAatctaatttttctttgttattcaTGTAACATATGAAGATTGTACCGCCAACCTAGCCAGTTATCTTGTGAAGTGATGTTTTGCGTTATTTCACAGGACTTTACGCAATTGTTATGCACTAAACGGAGAAAAACACATCCATGTATATTACTTTGAAAAATAAGTACTTTTAGTGTACGTGTGTATGGAACAA encodes:
- the LOC133873475 gene encoding large ribosomal subunit protein bL21m-like gives rise to the protein MANSRCLHALSRRTWALLSASTTLPSLRILLPLRTQPINPIESQLGGGLTAWCTHWSHPRHFSSNRENDDVSEYDDDNDYDEEVGESGEDESVGNSSASGLKREYSAEEREAEATAIGYKVVGPLERSDRVFKPYEAVFSVVQIGAHQFKVSNGDCIFTERLKFCEVNDKLILNKVLFLGSSTQTIVGRPIVPDAAVHAVVEEHALDAKVIIFKKKRRKNYRRTKGHRQELTKLRITDIQGIEKPEQIVTGKPTEAAQKKPEKVPVTA